A segment of the Aureliella helgolandensis genome:
ACCAACTTCCATCCAATGCCGCATTCCTAAAAGAATCGCGACCAGCACGAGAAAACCACTTCCGAAAAAGATTCCAGCTCTCGCCATACCCACTTGGCCAAGCCCTGCAACGGCCAGACCGCAAGCGGCAAACAAGGTAAAGCCGGCAATCGCTAGACGGGCACGCCGCTCGCGCACTCCCGATACACCAGTCTGTTGCTCAACACCACGCAGGAGGGCCAGGGGAGCCTGCCGGCTCATGCGCCGCAATCCCCAATACATCGCTAGCCAACTGGCGGCCAAGCCGGCGGCCCATCCAATCACGAGACTTGCACCGCTCATTTGAAACTGTAGAAACGGAGTCGAGATCGCGCCCAGCCACCAGGTTTGCAGACCTGCAATCATGCCACGCGCATACCCAATCCCCAACGGCACTCCCAACGCCGCACCAAGACAGGCCACCAAGAAGTGCTCTTGGATCAATAGCCGGCGAACTTGTGGTGGTGAGTACCCTTGGGCAAACAAGACTCCCAGCTGTTCGACGCGTTTGTCGAGCCCTAGTTTCATCAGCAAACTCACCAACAATAGAGCTGCCAGAATCACAAAGAAACTAAGCGAGAGAAATAACATATCGAACGGAGTGGTCCCAGAGGCCGATTGAAGCTGCTGGTTGCGAATCGCCTGAAACACAAACCCCATCTCCCGACGTGTTCTCAGCAAGGCGGTCTCAATCCCCGCCCGCAACTCCTGCTCGCTTTGGACTCGATCCGCGGGTATTCGAATCGAAGTCGTATTCCCAAAGCGACTTCCAAACATCTGTCCGGATGCGAGATAGGCATAGTCCGCATATATCTTGGGAGTCAAACGATGGTTGTTCCAATACTCATCATCCTGGTCCAAGATCAGCTCGTCCTTGAGCGCAAAGGGAAGGTCCCAATTGGAGATTGAATCTTGATCGGTAACCCCTGGGACCGTTGGTGTCATGGCGGGATCATTGAATATTGTCGGAGCGGCTGAGAACTTAGCAGCAGCCCCACGGCGATACGGCGCCGAGGGCTCGGTTAACGGAACCACCCCAGCAACCATCAATCGACTACGCCGCTCAACCTCTCTCCCCTCAACGGTCTCCGGGGCAAAATAGGTGATTTCAATCCAATCTCCAGCTTGCGCCCCCAATTCCTCAGCCAACCAAGTATTAATCCAGCAGTGCGGAAGTCGCAGATCGCGCAATGGCACTGTCGTGAAATTGCGCAAGCGAAGGTTGCTGTTCTGCTCGATGCCTACAATGATCGAATACGGAACCACTCGCTCCCCAATATTTCCCGGCGCGTCTGCTGCTTGGGCCAGCGGCACCGACTCCTTCGCCAGATCGCTGGCCTCGCTCTCGTTCGCCTCTGCGTCACTACCCGCTGCCCCATTCGCTTCGCGCACTGCTTGCAAAGCGAGATCCGCTGACTCGCGGTCGGTGAGCTCTCCTGGTTCAATGTCTGGATCAAAGTCCAGATCCCCTTGGTCTTCCAGCCCCTGGCCCCGTTCCCCCAACACCGAAGCGCCACCGCGCGGGCCCCGAAAAAACGGCTCGATGACGCGAGGTTTCGACCAATCTTCCTCGTCAGGCTCCACCTTGGTAATCGTGTTTGCAAGGTAGGTAAGCAGCCGCTTTCCCGGATAGATTGCCAGCTGATCCGTTACGGCCGTCGCCGTGGCATTATCTAAAATCATTTCGGTCGAGGAAAGCTGGAAATAGTCAAAAACCGTTTGCTCCGCGCCATTCCCGTCCGCATCTTCACCGAAACGTTGGGTATGCCGCTCCAGCTGCAAACCGTAGTCTTCCAACTGAGGATGCAATCTTTCACTCGCCGTCTTGCACCATCGGTCGCTCGACGGATCCACTCGGTCGACAGGTGAGGCATTCAAGACCAAAGCAGCGTTCACGCGCTGACCACATTCGAGTGTCTCCTGCACGGACTCGAGGGCACAGAATACGTTCCGAGGTGCTACTTGCCCAGCAGTAAATCGTAATCCCCCAATCCCATCATCAGGTAGAATCGCAACCACCGTCTGTCTCGGTAAACTAATCGATCGATCGTCTCTTCGCCCTAACGGATTGTCCGCAGGCACCCCCGGCGTCCGGCTCATGCGCAGCGTCACCTCGTCCCCAACCTCAAGCGATAACTCCTCCGCCAACGATTGATTCATGGCTACCGTGTCGGGGGCCAAGCGGAAGGCCTGGTTGCCCCCGGTAGCGTCCCCAGCATCCACAACCGTTGAAGAAGCCTGGCCAGGTGCTGGCTTCAAGGCTCGCCAAAACTCATCGGCCGGCGCTAGCAATTGCACCTGGGATGCGCGGAACAGCTGCTTGTCATTGCGATACTCCACACTGGCCCCAGGCAACGAAATAGCCTCAACCAGCGTTCGTGGCTCGAGCTGCTGCTCTGCAGTGATTCCCGGTGGTATTACCGCCACAGAGTCTCGCAAGGGGGCCAATACATCGGGTTCAAAAAACGACCTGGCGTGCAAAACGCCTTCCAGGTTGGCAAGCCGATGAACGACGAGCCCCTTCAGGCTGCCACGAACACTATCGCCCACCAAAAGCGCACCGACGATGACTGCTGTCGCCGCTGCAATTCCAAGTGCTACGGTGACATGGGAGCGACGAAAATAGCTGAGCGATCGCGCGACTAGCGTCCAACGAGTTGGTGTGATCATAAGTTGGCACCCTGGCCCTCAACAAGTTGCCGATTCTCGAGCCGCATTTGACGCCCCGCCTGTTCCGCCAGCCAGGTGCTATGAGTAACCACGATCAACGCAGCTCCCTCGCGACGCGGCAAATCAAATAGAAGTTCGGCAATGGTCTCCGTCGTTGCGCGATCCAAGTTACCGGTCGGCTCGTCCGCTAACAACAGTTTAGGACGGTGCAATAGCCCACGGGCAACTGCGACTCGCTGGCGTTCCCCTCCACTCAACTGCCCCGGTAGATGATGGACGCGCTCGGACAACCCCACGTCGGCAATCAGCTGTTCTGCCCGTGCAACCACTTCAGAGCTGGGCACACCACTGGCCAGGGCGGGGAGCAAGACGTTTTCGCTAATCGTCAATTGAGGCAACAAGTGATGATCTTGAAAGAT
Coding sequences within it:
- a CDS encoding FtsX-like permease family protein, with translation MITPTRWTLVARSLSYFRRSHVTVALGIAAATAVIVGALLVGDSVRGSLKGLVVHRLANLEGVLHARSFFEPDVLAPLRDSVAVIPPGITAEQQLEPRTLVEAISLPGASVEYRNDKQLFRASQVQLLAPADEFWRALKPAPGQASSTVVDAGDATGGNQAFRLAPDTVAMNQSLAEELSLEVGDEVTLRMSRTPGVPADNPLGRRDDRSISLPRQTVVAILPDDGIGGLRFTAGQVAPRNVFCALESVQETLECGQRVNAALVLNASPVDRVDPSSDRWCKTASERLHPQLEDYGLQLERHTQRFGEDADGNGAEQTVFDYFQLSSTEMILDNATATAVTDQLAIYPGKRLLTYLANTITKVEPDEEDWSKPRVIEPFFRGPRGGASVLGERGQGLEDQGDLDFDPDIEPGELTDRESADLALQAVREANGAAGSDAEANESEASDLAKESVPLAQAADAPGNIGERVVPYSIIVGIEQNSNLRLRNFTTVPLRDLRLPHCWINTWLAEELGAQAGDWIEITYFAPETVEGREVERRSRLMVAGVVPLTEPSAPYRRGAAAKFSAAPTIFNDPAMTPTVPGVTDQDSISNWDLPFALKDELILDQDDEYWNNHRLTPKIYADYAYLASGQMFGSRFGNTTSIRIPADRVQSEQELRAGIETALLRTRREMGFVFQAIRNQQLQSASGTTPFDMLFLSLSFFVILAALLLVSLLMKLGLDKRVEQLGVLFAQGYSPPQVRRLLIQEHFLVACLGAALGVPLGIGYARGMIAGLQTWWLGAISTPFLQFQMSGASLVIGWAAGLAASWLAMYWGLRRMSRQAPLALLRGVEQQTGVSGVRERRARLAIAGFTLFAACGLAVAGLGQVGMARAGIFFGSGFLVLVAILLGMRHWMEVGYKATTLAPRYGLLTLAWRAISRNPMRSSLSLGLLAVASFLIASMGAFQVAPDEKGYGGFNLLAESSQPIYRNMMSAKAREEMIGPAAEALLDTTIFSMRVRPGEDASCNNLYQVSQPTILAVSSRLQELQDFSPNAAVFSWAANVEPEAPWRSLQVFGNGDRSNPIPVVLDQNTAAWSLKQGASLGALLELEFDGRTLYFETVGLLSNSVLQGKLLIGESNFERLFPEISGYSFFLIQTGENASAEDVTQTMENGWSDEGMDVKSSAVLLEKLLGVQNTYISAFQSLGALGLLLGTFGLVAVQLRSIVERRRELALMQAVGFSRARISHMLTLEAGLLLFSGLAAGVLSATIALAPFVLETGPRLSLMGPLGMLAVVLIVGLAASWWAVRSATRSSVLAGLRSE
- a CDS encoding ABC transporter ATP-binding protein, with amino-acid sequence MSRLNVNGLCKSFNSAAETISVLDNVNLTMEAGENLSIVGPSGCGKSTLLYILGTLDFPTAGRVEIDGVEPFGLSASAVAKFRNESIGFIFQDHHLLPQLTISENVLLPALASGVPSSEVVARAEQLIADVGLSERVHHLPGQLSGGERQRVAVARGLLHRPKLLLADEPTGNLDRATTETIAELLFDLPRREGAALIVVTHSTWLAEQAGRQMRLENRQLVEGQGANL